From Macaca fascicularis isolate 582-1 chromosome 14, T2T-MFA8v1.1, a single genomic window includes:
- the C1QTNF5 gene encoding complement C1q tumor necrosis factor-related protein 5 codes for MRPLLVLLLLGLAAGSPPLDDNKIPSLCPGHPGLPGTPGHHGSQGLPGRDGRDGRDGAPGAPGEKGEGGRPGLPGPRGEPGPRGEAGPAGPTGPAGECSVPPRSAFSAKRSESRLPPPSDAPLPFDRVLVNEQGHYDAVTGKFTCQVPGVYYFAVHATVYRASLQFDLVKNGESIASFFQFFGGWPKPASLSGGAMVRLEPEDQVWVQVGVGDYIGIYASIKTDSTFSGFLVYSDWHSSPVFA; via the exons ATGAGGCCGCTCCTTGTCCTGCTGCTCCTGGGCCTGGCGGCCGGCTCGCCCCCACTGGACGACAACAAGATCCCCAGCCTGTGCCCGGGGCACCCCGGCCTTCCAGGCACGCCGGGCCACCACGGCAGCCAGGGCTTGCCGGGCCGCGATGGCCGCGACGGCCGCGACGGCGCGCCCGGGGCTCCGGGAGAGAAAGGCGAGGGCGGGAGGCCGG GGCTGCCGGGACCTCGAGGGGAGCCCGGGCCGCGAGGAGAGGCGGGACCCGCGGGGCCCACCGGGCCTGCAGGGGAGTGCTCGGTGCCTCCGCGATCCGCCTTCAGCGCCAAGCGCTCCGAGAGCCGGCTGCCTCCGCCGTCTGATGCTCCCCTGCCCTTCGACCGCGTGCTGGTGAACGAGCAGGGACATTACGACGCCGTCACCGGCAAGTTCACCTGCCAGGTGCCTGGGGTCTACTACTTCGCCGTCCATGCCACTGTCTACCGGGCCAGCCTGCAGTTTGATCTGGTGAAGAACGGCGAATCCATTGcctctttcttccagtttttcGGGGGTTGGCCCAAACCAGCCTCGCTCTCGGGGGGCGCCATGGTGAGGCTGGAGCCCGAGGACCAAGTGTGGGTGCAGGTGGGTGTGGGTGACTACATTGGCATCTATGCCAGCATCAAGACAGACAGCACCTTCTCCGGATTTCTGGTGTACTCTGACTGGCACAGCTCCCCAGTCTTCGCTTAA